The nucleotide sequence TGCGGTATTAATGGGAATCGCCGCGGATTTTGAATCTTCTTATCAAGCCTATGGTGAGTACCAAGATCGCTTGGAGAAATATTGGTGCTTGCGTTGGATGACGCAAGATGAGAGTTCAAAAGCCGTTCATATACGGCATCTAAAAGAGGGCATGTCGAGAGTTGAGCCAATACCATTGCACTTGCCAGTTCCAGAGCTGGCAAGTCATCCACGCATGACTCGAGCCTACGTAATGGTGTCCGATATAGATCTTTTGCAATTAAGTGCAGCTGTTAGAGTTTTGGAGATTGAGTCGACGCAGTCAGATAATCAAGCTGCTGAGGGCCAAGAAGTATTGCCATCTGGAGGGGCGGGAGAAGATGCGAACCTGGATTAGGCCAATCCAATTCCCTCGCTTTGAAAAAGTGGAGCGCTTGATTTCTTATTTTCAAGAAGCCTGGAGAAAGCATCCTTTTCGCTTGGCGTTGCTTGTTTCTATAGCTATCCATGTCATCTTTTTGTCGTTTCGTTGGGGTATTGGCGAGATTCAGAATCGTCGCCTGAATACTCCCCTAAGTGTAGTTCTTGTGAATGCCAGTAATAAAACGCCCCCTAAGCAGGCAAATAAATTAGCCCAGGCTGATTTACAAGGCGGCGGAAACTCTGAGACGCAAGATGCCTCAGCCTTACATCGTGCTAGATTGGGAGCCGAAGCCAGGCTTGAAGTTCTCGAGAAACAACAAAAGCAAATGTTGGCCAAGCTCGATGAGCAGCGTGCTCGCTCTGGTGGTCGAAAAAGTGGCGATGATCAAAAGGTAACTCAACAGCTCAATTCATTAGAGGCTGAATTGGCTAAACGACTTCAACAAGATGGTCGTCAACCCCGTCGCAAAGTGTTAACGGGCGCCAATACAAAAGCAGTAACTTTTGCCCATTACTTTGATGCTATGCGTCAGAAAATAGAGGCTTATGGCAGTACGTTTTTCCCAAGAGCTAATGGACGGCCTTTGTATGGGAGCTTGATCATTGTGGTGAGCGTGGATGCTCAAGGCCGTATTACCAATAATGCCCAGGGAAAAGAGGGGCTTTCAATTGGACGTAGCTCTGGCAATCCAGAGCTAGATCGTCAGGCACTTGCAATTGTTAGGGCTTCAGCGCCATTTGGACCCTTCCCCGCGGAAATGCGAAATCAAATCGATGTGCTGGATTGGATCTCGACTTTTGACTTTACTCGAGAGGGAAACGATCATTTGGAATTACGAAACTAATTCGCTTATTCTGTAAGCCTTATGACTTCAAATGCCAATCTCGATCTGCATACAGACCCCAGCCTTTTTCCTGGCAAGGACGTGTATGCAGTTGCAGGAAACCCTATTTCGCATAGTAAGTCACCCACAATTCATCAATCGTTTGCTGAGCAGGCTCAGCAAACCATGCACTATGGTCGTTTACAGCCAGAATTAGGCGGTTTTGCAAAAACAGCAAAGTCATTCTTTGCTGCTGGTGGTAAAGGAATGAATGTCACCGTTCCTTTTAAGTTGGATGCGCAGGCATTTGCAGATCAATTAACAGATCGTGCTCGCTTGGCGGGTGCAGTAAATACGCTGTGGATTCAGGATGGGAAAATTTATGGTGACAATACTGATGGCGCAGGCCTGGTAAGAGATTTATTGGCACAAGGAATTGATATTCATGCTGCACGTATTTTGTTATTGGGTGCAGGTGGTGCATCACGTGGCGTCATCGGACCCCTATTGGAGCGCTCACCTAAATGCTTAGTGATTGCCAATCGCTCTGCAACTAAGGCGGATGAGCTGGTGAAATTATTTGCTGACCTAGCCGCAAGAAATGAGGTTTCGCTAGAGTCTCGTACCCTAGCCGATCTAGAGGGTGCTCAAAAAACACCCCATCCTTTTGATTTGGTGATTAATGCAACAGCCGCAGGATTAACAGACCAGTCACCTTTGAGTGAAGCGGCAGTAATGCAGGTTTTTAAACCGGGATCATTTGCTTATGACATGGTGTATGGCAAGACCACAGCCTTTATGAAACAAGCTTTACAAGGTGGTGCTCGCATCAGTGATGGTTTGGGGATGTTGGTAGAACAGGCGGCAGATGCATTCTTGCTGTGGCGTGGTGCAGAGCTTGCTACAAAGATCAATTCGCGTGCAGTTTTAGCTAAATTACGTAGCTCAGAAGCAAGCGGCTAATAACAGTCCACAAACAAGCAAACACTTATTTTTTCAATGCGCTGGATTTTCTATCCGTTGAAATGTCTGCTGGCAGGCTTTGTTGCCATGCAGCTTTATTTCGTAATTCAAATTGGTTTATGGACTAGTTTAGATCCCAGTAGTACAGCATTTCAGAGAGCCGAACGTTGGCGTTTATGTTCATGGCATTTCACATGTGACATTCAATCTCAATGGATACCTTATGACAAGATTTCCAATAATCTCAAGCGAGCAGTCTTGGTGAGTGAGGATGACATCTTCTTTCAGCACAAAGGAGTGCGTGTTGAAGATATGCAAAAGGCTTGGGAGAGAAATCAACAGCAAAGTCAGGCCCGATCGCAGTCTGGTGGAAAGACCAAGCTCGCCTTAAGGGGTGGCTCAACAATTACACAACAGTTAGCAAAAAACCTATTTTTATCTTCAGAGCAAAATTATTTCCGCAAGACCCAAGAGCTCATCATCACTGGCCTTCTGGAATTGATACTTCCAAAGCAAAGGCTCTTCGAGATTTATTTAAATTCCGTGGAGTGGGGTGAAGGCATTTTTGGCATTGGCGCTGCTGCCCAGCATTACTACTCAACAACTCCCGCTAGGTTGGATTTAGACCAAGCTGCCGCTTTGGCTTCTGCTTTGCCTGCCCCCAAATGTTTTGATAAACAACAGTATTGCTACAGGGGAAGCATTAACTACTCCGCTCGCCAAGAATTTATTCTAGAAAATATGGGGCGCGTTGCGCTAGCCCCAATCCCTGCGCCTAAAAATACTAAACGTTAAGTAATATTCACTCAGTAATATTTGCAGTATCTAGCTTGCTGCTCTTAGCGCATCACGGGTGCTAATGGCAACCGCTCTTGCCGCCTGAGCAAAATCATTTCCAGAGCTAGCATACAAAATCGCCCTAGAGGAATTAATGATCATGCCTGTCCCGGGTTTGCCTGCGATAGCACCTGCTTTAACGGTTGCTTCAATATCTCCGCCTTGAGCACCAATGCCTGGAATTAAAAGAGGCATGTCACCCACGATGGCGCGTACTTTTGCGATCTCTTCAGGAAAGGTTGCGCCAACAACCAAGCCAATTTGTCCGCTGCTGTTCCATTGGGTGGCAGCTAGTTTGGCAACATGAAGATAGAGGGGGTCACCACTTGGAGCAACATTCAAAAACTGTAAATCAGATCCACCGGGGTTAGATGTGCGGCACAGCACGATGACACCTTTGCCAGTTTGTTTGAGGTAGGGCTCGATCGTATCGAAACCCATATAAGGATTAACCGTAATGGCATCGGCGCTATAGCGCTCGAATGCTTCTAGTGCGTAATGGTCGGCTGTGCTGCCAATATCACCACGCTTGGAATCCAAAATTACCGGAATGTGGGGATATTTATCTTTGAGGTGACGAATAAGCTTTTCGAGCTGAGCCTCAGCCCTTTGGGATGCAAAGTAAGCAAATTGGGGCTTAAAGGAGCAAACAAGGTCTGCTGTGGCATCCGCAATCTCACGACAAAATTGGAAGATGCCTTCTGGCTTCCCTTGTAGGGAGTGGGGCAGACGCTTGGGATCAGGGTCAAAACCAATACACAGCATGCTGCCTTGGGAAGCCCATGCGGACTGGAGTTGCTGGGTAAAGGTGTTTGAGCGAGAGTTCATTCGATTTGGCTTATTTTAATGAAACGGTCATGTTCTATAGGATAAACTAGCGCACATTCCTTAGGAGTTCACCATGATCAACTTGTTCGTCCTGCAAAATGGCCGCCTCTCTCAAGAGCAAGTAGAAGATCGCAATGAATTATTGCAGTATGCCAATCCTATTTGGATTGACGTGGTCGACCCAGAAGAGGAAGAGCTCATTTGGATTAAAGAGGCTTTTGGCGTACTTTTGCCAGAGCTAGATGATTTAGGAGACTTGGAAGCCTCTGCTCGTTACTTTGAGGCAGATGATGGTCACCTACATATTCGAACTGATTTCTTATTGGATGAAGAAGAGACTTCTCGCAACGTGCGAGTTGCGTTTGTGCTGACTAAGCAAGTTTTGTTCTCCATTCATGATGAAGATTTACCGGTTTTCCGCTTGGTACGTTTACGTGCTCGTTTGCGTCCTGGATCGGTGAGCAATGCAAAAGATGTGCTACTTGATCTATATTCAACCGACGCTGAATATTCCGCTGATGCTCTAGAAGAAGTTTATGAAAATCTCGAATTAGCAGGCAAACGGGTTTTGCAAGATGACATCAATGATGCGGATGCTGAACAGGTTCTGGAGACAATTGCTAAGGAAGAGGATACCAATGGACGTATTCGTCGCAATGTCATGGATACCCGCAGAGCCTTATCTTTCCTAATGCGCAGCAAGTTGCTCTCTGATGAGCAGCAAGAAGAAGCACGTCAGATTTTGCGTGATATCGATTCATTAGAAAACCATACTGCTTTCCTATTCGACAAGATTAACTTCTTGATGGATGCGACTGTGGGTTTCATTAATTTGAACCAATCTAAGATCATCAAGATCTTCTCGGTGGTATCAGTAGCCTTAATGCCACCAACTTTATTGGCCAGTATTTGGGGTATGAACTACAAACATATGCCTGAGTTAGATGCTACTTGGGGTTACCCAATGGCAATTATTGCGATGATCGTTTCTGCGATTATTCCATTGTGGTACTTCTATCACAAAGGGTGGATGAAGTAATTTCACTAAGCTTTTTGTGGTGCTAATTCTCGAGAAGTTTTGCTAATTCACTGAGTGCGTAATCGCACGCTTGTTGCCGCACGAGTTGCCGATCCCCATCAAAATGCATCGTTTTGGTGATGATTCGGTTATCGCCAGAATTGCTCCGAATCGCCCATCCAAAGCAGACCATGCCAACAGGCTTTGTTTGAGATCCACCACTTGGGCCAGCAATTCCAGTAATTGATAGGGCAGCATTGACTCCAGCTTTGACCTGAGCACCCTCAGCCATGGCCTTGGCAACCTCCTCGCTAACAGCTCCAAAGGCTTCAATCAGCTGGCTAGAAACATCCAAACACTCTGATTTAGCTTCGTTGCTGTAGGTGATGTAGCCGCGCTCAAACCAATCGCTAGAGCCGGCAATTTCGGTCAAACTGGCGCAAACCAATCCACCAGTACAAGACTCAGCCGCAGCCATTTTCCAATTCTTTGATTTCAGAATTTCTGCGAGAGTGCTAACGATGTCTACGGTATTCATGATGAGATTTAAGTCAAGGACATTGCGATTATCTGAATTAGTGCAATTACCAAGAGTGTGGACAATGCCGCTGCAAGATCATCAATCATGATGCCAAAACCTTGCCACCATATTTGTAATGGAGTTAATGGCGTATCCATATCTTCTTTGTTTTTAAAATGTCGATCAATCCAGCCTATTGGACCTGGTTTGACTGCATCAAAAAATCTGAACAATGCAAAAGCCAAAATTTGAATCCAAAGATTGCTTGGCATGATAAGTCCCAGAATGACCCAGAACGCAATCATCTCATCCCAAACAATACCGCCAAAATCTTGCTTTCCCAATGCCTCACTAACGGATCCACAGATCCAGCAACCCCAAATAAATCCAACTCCCAGAGCCCATAAGAGTGCAGGTGTACCAGACAAAGGAAAAATAAAGTCGACAATTAAATAGATGGCCCAAGCCCATAGGGTGCCAGCTGTGCCTGAGGCTACAGGGCTAAGACCGCTTCCAAATCCAAAAGCAAGAACCCTATTCACGCTTCCTAACATCCACTTGTAATTTGGCTTTATGGTTAGCTCTTGTGAAGCAGTGTTATTCACGAAGTTGTTCATGCTGCAAAGTGATCAAAGGATTTGAGAAGTTGCGCTGCTTCAGTATCAGAAAGAATTTTTCCATCCGCATTCAAAATATGAACTTGTGATGAATGATTTTTTTTCTGAGTGA is from Polynucleobacter sp. MWH-UH23A and encodes:
- a CDS encoding TonB family protein codes for the protein MRTWIRPIQFPRFEKVERLISYFQEAWRKHPFRLALLVSIAIHVIFLSFRWGIGEIQNRRLNTPLSVVLVNASNKTPPKQANKLAQADLQGGGNSETQDASALHRARLGAEARLEVLEKQQKQMLAKLDEQRARSGGRKSGDDQKVTQQLNSLEAELAKRLQQDGRQPRRKVLTGANTKAVTFAHYFDAMRQKIEAYGSTFFPRANGRPLYGSLIIVVSVDAQGRITNNAQGKEGLSIGRSSGNPELDRQALAIVRASAPFGPFPAEMRNQIDVLDWISTFDFTREGNDHLELRN
- the aroE gene encoding shikimate dehydrogenase, translating into MTSNANLDLHTDPSLFPGKDVYAVAGNPISHSKSPTIHQSFAEQAQQTMHYGRLQPELGGFAKTAKSFFAAGGKGMNVTVPFKLDAQAFADQLTDRARLAGAVNTLWIQDGKIYGDNTDGAGLVRDLLAQGIDIHAARILLLGAGGASRGVIGPLLERSPKCLVIANRSATKADELVKLFADLAARNEVSLESRTLADLEGAQKTPHPFDLVINATAAGLTDQSPLSEAAVMQVFKPGSFAYDMVYGKTTAFMKQALQGGARISDGLGMLVEQAADAFLLWRGAELATKINSRAVLAKLRSSEASG
- the mtgA gene encoding monofunctional biosynthetic peptidoglycan transglycosylase is translated as MRWIFYPLKCLLAGFVAMQLYFVIQIGLWTSLDPSSTAFQRAERWRLCSWHFTCDIQSQWIPYDKISNNLKRAVLVSEDDIFFQHKGVRVEDMQKAWERNQQQSQARSQSGGKTKLALRGGSTITQQLAKNLFLSSEQNYFRKTQELIITGLLELILPKQRLFEIYLNSVEWGEGIFGIGAAAQHYYSTTPARLDLDQAAALASALPAPKCFDKQQYCYRGSINYSARQEFILENMGRVALAPIPAPKNTKR
- the pyrF gene encoding orotidine-5'-phosphate decarboxylase, which produces MNSRSNTFTQQLQSAWASQGSMLCIGFDPDPKRLPHSLQGKPEGIFQFCREIADATADLVCSFKPQFAYFASQRAEAQLEKLIRHLKDKYPHIPVILDSKRGDIGSTADHYALEAFERYSADAITVNPYMGFDTIEPYLKQTGKGVIVLCRTSNPGGSDLQFLNVAPSGDPLYLHVAKLAATQWNSSGQIGLVVGATFPEEIAKVRAIVGDMPLLIPGIGAQGGDIEATVKAGAIAGKPGTGMIINSSRAILYASSGNDFAQAARAVAISTRDALRAAS
- the corA gene encoding magnesium/cobalt transporter CorA — translated: MINLFVLQNGRLSQEQVEDRNELLQYANPIWIDVVDPEEEELIWIKEAFGVLLPELDDLGDLEASARYFEADDGHLHIRTDFLLDEEETSRNVRVAFVLTKQVLFSIHDEDLPVFRLVRLRARLRPGSVSNAKDVLLDLYSTDAEYSADALEEVYENLELAGKRVLQDDINDADAEQVLETIAKEEDTNGRIRRNVMDTRRALSFLMRSKLLSDEQQEEARQILRDIDSLENHTAFLFDKINFLMDATVGFINLNQSKIIKIFSVVSVALMPPTLLASIWGMNYKHMPELDATWGYPMAIIAMIVSAIIPLWYFYHKGWMK
- a CDS encoding CinA family protein yields the protein MNTVDIVSTLAEILKSKNWKMAAAESCTGGLVCASLTEIAGSSDWFERGYITYSNEAKSECLDVSSQLIEAFGAVSEEVAKAMAEGAQVKAGVNAALSITGIAGPSGGSQTKPVGMVCFGWAIRSNSGDNRIITKTMHFDGDRQLVRQQACDYALSELAKLLEN
- a CDS encoding phosphatidylglycerophosphatase A — encoded protein: MNNFVNNTASQELTIKPNYKWMLGSVNRVLAFGFGSGLSPVASGTAGTLWAWAIYLIVDFIFPLSGTPALLWALGVGFIWGCWICGSVSEALGKQDFGGIVWDEMIAFWVILGLIMPSNLWIQILAFALFRFFDAVKPGPIGWIDRHFKNKEDMDTPLTPLQIWWQGFGIMIDDLAAALSTLLVIALIQIIAMSLT